The following proteins are encoded in a genomic region of Deltaproteobacteria bacterium:
- a CDS encoding threonylcarbamoyl-AMP synthase, giving the protein MSEVITVNLEDPEPDRVDRVVSALREGAIVAYPTETFYGLGVNIADEQAIKRLFDLKRRDYSNPIAVVVSDRNMLVRYVTDIPDKALLLMDNFWPGPLTILFKTTSAVSKSLTTNTGKIGIRISSHPVAQALVKRLGYPLTTTSANLSGLPPSFNVRHLKNYFGDKIGFIIDGGELAPSMGSTVVDVTEDKLTIIREGIIRGEVLFPFFEEANEEENAR; this is encoded by the coding sequence GTGAGTGAGGTTATTACCGTTAATCTTGAGGATCCCGAACCAGATAGGGTCGACCGTGTCGTTTCTGCCCTCCGTGAGGGGGCGATTGTCGCTTACCCGACAGAAACTTTTTACGGTTTGGGGGTTAATATCGCCGATGAACAAGCGATCAAGAGGCTCTTTGATCTGAAGCGGAGGGATTATAGCAACCCGATTGCCGTTGTCGTCAGTGACCGCAATATGCTGGTTCGCTATGTCACCGATATCCCTGACAAGGCCCTTCTCTTGATGGACAACTTTTGGCCAGGGCCCCTGACCATTCTCTTCAAGACAACCAGTGCCGTTTCCAAGAGTCTGACGACCAATACCGGCAAGATCGGGATAAGAATCTCTTCTCACCCTGTCGCCCAGGCGCTTGTCAAAAGATTGGGGTATCCCTTGACAACGACATCGGCCAATCTCTCCGGACTCCCTCCTTCCTTCAATGTGAGACACCTCAAAAATTATTTCGGGGACAAGATCGGTTTTATTATTGACGGTGGTGAACTGGCCCCTTCCATGGGTTCCACGGTGGTGGATGTCACCGAGGACAAACTGACCATCATTCGGGAGGGGATTATCAGGGGCGAGGTGTTGTTTCCATTTTTTGAAGAGGCGAATGAAGAAGAAAATGCCCGCTAA
- the purE gene encoding 5-(carboxyamino)imidazole ribonucleotide mutase, which produces MKKPVVGILMGSDSDIEIMQEAARVLGDFKIAHEMVITSAHRSPKRTILYAETAAKRGLKVLIAGAGAAAHLAGVVAAHTTLPVVGVPIDSSSLKGLDSILSTVQMPGGVPVAGMAIGRAGSKNAALLSVEILALSSASLRRRLESYRKKMERDVVEKDKKLRRQ; this is translated from the coding sequence ATGAAAAAGCCGGTGGTTGGTATTCTGATGGGGAGCGATTCGGATATTGAGATCATGCAGGAGGCGGCCAGGGTTTTGGGGGATTTCAAGATTGCCCATGAAATGGTGATTACCTCGGCGCATCGTTCTCCCAAGCGAACGATACTTTATGCCGAAACTGCGGCCAAACGGGGATTGAAGGTCCTGATTGCCGGTGCCGGTGCGGCGGCCCACTTGGCCGGTGTCGTGGCGGCCCATACGACACTTCCTGTGGTGGGTGTCCCGATTGATTCTTCTTCCTTGAAAGGGCTCGATTCAATTCTCTCGACGGTCCAGATGCCAGGTGGCGTCCCCGTTGCGGGGATGGCGATCGGCAGGGCTGGTTCCAAGAATGCGGCCCTCTTATCCGTTGAGATATTGGCCCTTTCCAGTGCTTCCCTTCGTCGTCGTCTGGAGAGTTACCGGAAGAAGATGGAACGTGATGTGGTGGAGAAAGACAAAAAGTTGAGGCGGCAGTGA
- the purD gene encoding phosphoribosylamine--glycine ligase has translation MKVLVVGSGGREHALVWKIAQSPRVKKVYVAPGNAGMEGRRVAIKTEDLKGLLEFAKKEKIDLTVVGPETPLCEGIVPLFEREKIPVFGPKPEAAILEGSKVFTKEFLMRHKIPTARFQVFEEPVSARRYVEREGVPIVIKADGLAAGKGVFVCMTKREAFEALDFLFIQKGLGVAGRKVIVEDCLKGIETSFMVLASGQQVIPLATAKDHKRLMDADQGPNTGGMGAISPSPYLDQKMQARVMEGIIGPTLKGLEQEGRSFRGVLYAGLMLTEKGPTVLEYNVRFGDPEAQVILTRLEDDLVDLVEASLSGKLSGRQLRWKEETSVCVVMASGGYPGPYERGKPISGLDLTGPEVVVFHAGTEQNRGEIVTSGGRVLGVTALAKDLAAARQRAYGAISKIRWEGVCYRKDIGL, from the coding sequence ATGAAAGTTCTTGTTGTTGGTTCAGGAGGTCGGGAGCATGCCCTGGTCTGGAAAATAGCCCAGAGTCCAAGGGTCAAGAAGGTTTATGTGGCTCCAGGGAATGCCGGTATGGAGGGCAGGCGAGTCGCCATCAAAACTGAAGATTTAAAGGGACTCCTTGAATTTGCCAAAAAGGAAAAGATAGACTTGACCGTTGTTGGTCCTGAAACCCCTCTCTGTGAAGGGATAGTCCCCCTTTTTGAAAGGGAAAAAATTCCTGTTTTTGGCCCAAAACCCGAGGCGGCGATTCTGGAGGGGAGCAAGGTTTTCACCAAGGAATTCCTGATGCGGCACAAGATCCCGACGGCCCGGTTTCAGGTTTTTGAGGAGCCTGTCTCGGCGCGAAGGTATGTTGAAAGAGAAGGGGTCCCTATTGTGATCAAGGCCGATGGTCTGGCCGCCGGCAAGGGGGTCTTTGTCTGCATGACCAAGAGGGAGGCGTTTGAGGCGCTCGATTTTCTTTTTATTCAAAAAGGGTTAGGGGTGGCAGGACGGAAGGTTATTGTTGAGGATTGTCTCAAGGGGATTGAGACCTCGTTTATGGTCCTCGCCAGCGGCCAGCAGGTGATTCCTCTGGCGACCGCCAAAGACCACAAGCGATTGATGGATGCCGATCAAGGGCCCAACACCGGGGGAATGGGGGCGATTAGCCCATCCCCTTACCTGGACCAGAAGATGCAGGCCAGGGTGATGGAGGGGATTATCGGTCCAACCCTGAAGGGACTCGAACAAGAGGGGCGTTCCTTCCGTGGGGTTCTTTATGCCGGGTTGATGCTGACCGAAAAGGGGCCGACTGTCCTGGAATACAACGTCCGTTTTGGTGATCCGGAGGCTCAAGTAATCTTGACCCGCTTGGAGGATGACCTTGTTGATCTGGTGGAGGCCTCTCTCTCGGGAAAATTGTCGGGGCGACAACTGAGGTGGAAGGAAGAAACCTCAGTCTGTGTGGTGATGGCTTCCGGGGGCTATCCCGGTCCCTATGAGAGAGGAAAACCGATCTCCGGCCTTGATTTGACAGGACCGGAGGTGGTTGTCTTTCATGCCGGCACCGAACAAAACCGGGGAGAAATCGTGACCTCCGGGGGGAGGGTGCTTGGAGTGACCGCCCTTGCAAAAGATCTTGCGGCGGCGCGCCAGAGGGCTTATGGTGCCATCTCCAAAATTCGGTGGGAGGGGGTTTGCTACAGAAAGGATATTGGGTTATGA
- the purH gene encoding bifunctional phosphoribosylaminoimidazolecarboxamide formyltransferase/IMP cyclohydrolase, translating into MPVIKRALISVSNKNGLVPFAQKLASLRIEILSTGGTAKFLKENKIPVVEVGDYTGQPEILDGRLKTLHPRIHGGILAIRSNAKHLEELKKSNIGLIDLVVVNLYPFEETVAKPNVSLEEAVEQIDIGGPTMIRAAAKNWQDVTVVVDPEDYPSLIGELPGVSSETNFRLAKKVFALMSRYDGAITNYLTGGKDNLFPEAFNYHVRKVQDLRYGENPHQKGAFYRDQNPVPSVATAKQLHGKELSFNNILDLDAALGMVREFQEPAVAVIKHNNPCGVAVGGEGELKEIFVRARDCDPLSAFGGVIGINRVVDKPLAQEIAKDFYEAVITPGFEPEALEILKRKKNIRLLEENGDRGGFFNGLDFKKVVGGLLVQESDLSQEDIRKAKVVTRRGPTEEEWQALSFAWKVVKHVKSNAIVFVEGKRLCTVGIGAGQMSRIDSTKIAIIKTKSSLKGTALASDAFFPFKDNVEEVAKVGVTAIIQPGGSIKDQESIEAADKAGIAMVFTGIRHFRH; encoded by the coding sequence ATGCCAGTCATTAAAAGGGCCCTGATTAGCGTTTCGAATAAGAATGGGCTGGTTCCGTTTGCCCAGAAGCTAGCCTCCCTCAGGATTGAAATCCTTTCCACCGGGGGGACGGCGAAATTCCTGAAAGAAAACAAGATACCGGTGGTTGAGGTTGGTGACTACACCGGCCAGCCGGAAATTCTGGATGGACGGTTAAAGACGCTCCATCCCCGTATTCATGGTGGGATCCTCGCGATCCGGTCTAATGCGAAACACCTTGAGGAACTCAAAAAGTCAAACATAGGACTGATTGATCTTGTCGTGGTTAATCTCTACCCCTTTGAGGAAACGGTAGCAAAACCGAATGTCTCGCTGGAAGAAGCTGTTGAGCAGATTGATATCGGCGGGCCAACGATGATCCGGGCGGCGGCCAAGAACTGGCAGGATGTAACAGTGGTTGTCGACCCTGAAGATTACCCTTCCCTCATTGGGGAGTTGCCCGGTGTTTCGTCCGAGACCAATTTCCGGCTGGCCAAAAAGGTCTTTGCCTTGATGTCGCGGTATGACGGGGCGATTACCAATTACCTCACTGGAGGGAAGGATAACCTTTTTCCCGAGGCCTTCAACTACCATGTTCGGAAAGTTCAGGATCTTCGTTATGGTGAGAACCCCCATCAAAAGGGGGCATTTTACAGGGATCAGAATCCGGTGCCGTCGGTAGCGACTGCCAAACAACTTCACGGTAAAGAACTTTCTTTCAATAATATCCTTGATCTTGATGCCGCCTTGGGGATGGTTCGTGAGTTTCAGGAGCCGGCGGTGGCGGTTATCAAGCATAACAATCCGTGTGGGGTGGCTGTTGGGGGAGAGGGAGAATTAAAGGAAATTTTCGTGAGGGCACGCGATTGCGACCCATTGTCGGCCTTTGGAGGGGTGATCGGCATCAACAGGGTCGTTGATAAACCGTTGGCCCAGGAGATTGCCAAGGATTTTTACGAGGCGGTGATTACCCCGGGATTTGAGCCGGAGGCGCTGGAAATTTTGAAGAGAAAAAAGAACATCCGGCTTTTGGAGGAAAATGGGGACAGAGGGGGATTTTTTAACGGATTGGATTTTAAAAAAGTGGTGGGGGGATTGCTTGTTCAAGAAAGTGATTTGAGCCAGGAGGATATTCGAAAGGCGAAGGTGGTGACAAGGCGGGGGCCGACAGAAGAAGAGTGGCAGGCCCTCTCTTTTGCCTGGAAGGTGGTGAAACATGTCAAATCGAATGCGATTGTTTTTGTAGAGGGCAAGAGGTTGTGTACGGTTGGGATTGGCGCTGGCCAGATGAGCCGGATTGATTCTACCAAGATTGCGATCATTAAAACAAAGAGTTCCTTAAAAGGAACCGCCCTCGCCTCAGACGCTTTTTTTCCGTTCAAGGATAATGTGGAAGAGGTTGCTAAAGTTGGAGTGACAGCGATTATCCAACCTGGGGGATCTATCAAAGACCAGGAGTCTATCGAAGCGGCAGATAAGGCGGGGATCGCTATGGTCTTTACCGGCATCCGTCATTTCAGACACTAA